One Longimicrobium sp. DNA segment encodes these proteins:
- a CDS encoding TetR/AcrR family transcriptional regulator: MSEPVKPPSRAYRSQIRREQAKLTRERIIEAAATLFLEHGYKGTTVARIAESAGVAAETVYAAFGGKRGLLEGVVEHAISDAPSDRTTTPEGGSHDAMVADMAALPTSRERLRAYVAFCCSVLARTSPFHAVLRGAADSEEFAVSLRARLLEERLDKQIRHLRLLVGAALRAGITLEQAAESFCALSSPEMHHLMTSELAWNPRAHEEWLARFSEMELLGLESHADG, from the coding sequence ATGAGCGAGCCTGTCAAGCCTCCTTCGCGCGCCTACCGTTCCCAGATCAGAAGGGAGCAGGCGAAGCTGACTAGGGAGCGCATCATTGAAGCTGCCGCCACGCTATTTCTGGAGCACGGATATAAGGGTACAACCGTCGCACGGATCGCCGAGTCAGCGGGGGTGGCCGCCGAAACGGTCTACGCTGCGTTCGGGGGGAAGCGGGGACTGCTGGAGGGAGTGGTTGAGCATGCGATCAGCGACGCGCCGAGCGACCGCACGACCACACCTGAAGGCGGGTCGCACGATGCGATGGTTGCCGATATGGCCGCGCTTCCTACGTCGCGCGAGCGCCTGCGCGCCTATGTCGCGTTCTGTTGCAGCGTACTCGCTCGCACGAGTCCCTTCCACGCTGTCCTCCGCGGCGCGGCTGACAGCGAGGAATTCGCGGTTTCACTACGCGCCCGGCTTCTAGAGGAGCGGCTCGACAAACAAATTCGGCACCTCCGTCTGCTCGTTGGCGCCGCGCTACGCGCCGGCATCACCCTGGAGCAAGCCGCGGAGAGCTTCTGTGCTCTGAGCAGCCCGGAGATGCACCACCTCATGACTTCTGAGCTTGCCTGGAATCCCCGGGCACATGAGGAGTGGCTCGCCAGGTTCTCGGAGATGGAGTTGCTCGGGTTGGAATCACACGCGGACGGTTGA
- a CDS encoding cysteine hydrolase: MKSHSEQKPIFAHALSRRDALTLCGTAAAAVSLAGIAATAAAAEGVHPTKRTTFDDPPVVPLRPIVLNARPAPITIDPAHTALLVVDMQNDFGSEGGMFDRMGIDVSIIQRVVPPIARVLDSARGAGMKVVYLKMGFRSDLADLGAPGSPNRERHLSIGVGKSIQAPDGRESRILIRDTWGTDIVPGLQPEAGDVVIYKHRHSGFFETKLDETLQQMGIKFLIVTGCTTSICVGTTVQDAAFRDYSCIVLSDCTTEPIGYGLPRSNHDASLLAIEAVFGWVCGSDELIGGFDDNTTPADSGLGNKSSEL, translated from the coding sequence ATGAAAAGCCACAGCGAGCAAAAACCTATCTTTGCTCACGCGCTCAGTCGACGGGATGCGCTCACCCTTTGTGGGACGGCAGCGGCCGCGGTGTCGCTGGCCGGAATCGCAGCTACCGCCGCCGCCGCGGAGGGGGTGCACCCCACGAAACGGACTACCTTCGATGATCCGCCCGTGGTGCCGCTGCGACCGATTGTGCTGAACGCGCGGCCAGCGCCGATCACCATCGATCCTGCCCATACCGCCCTGCTCGTTGTTGACATGCAGAACGACTTCGGCAGCGAGGGGGGAATGTTCGACCGAATGGGCATCGATGTCTCCATCATCCAACGAGTCGTCCCTCCCATCGCGCGCGTGCTGGACTCCGCCCGCGGCGCGGGGATGAAGGTCGTCTACCTCAAGATGGGGTTTCGCTCCGACCTGGCAGATCTCGGCGCTCCCGGGTCTCCGAACCGCGAGAGGCACCTGAGCATCGGCGTTGGGAAATCGATTCAGGCCCCCGATGGTCGCGAGAGCCGGATCCTGATCCGAGACACCTGGGGCACGGACATCGTTCCAGGTCTTCAGCCCGAGGCCGGGGACGTAGTGATCTACAAGCACCGGCATAGCGGGTTTTTTGAGACGAAGCTGGATGAAACCCTGCAGCAGATGGGGATAAAGTTCCTCATCGTAACCGGCTGTACTACAAGCATATGTGTAGGGACGACGGTGCAGGATGCAGCCTTCAGGGACTACAGCTGCATCGTACTTTCGGATTGCACCACCGAGCCGATCGGGTACGGATTGCCGCGCAGCAACCACGACGCATCTCTCTTAGCCATCGAAGCTGTATTCGGTTGGGTCTGCGGCTCGGATGAATTGATTGGAGGCTTCGATGACAACACGACGCCCGCGGATTCAGGTCTCGGAAACAAAAGCTCTGAATTGTAG